One genomic window of Planctomycetota bacterium includes the following:
- a CDS encoding acetylxylan esterase, giving the protein MIGCYIAMGLCLAAVARGAEDLVWDTAKLFQPPKAVPAEGFEAEGMRALFYEGLPYRGKPTRVFAWLGIPKAEPGRKLPGMVLVHGGGGTAFANWVKLWNDRGYAVIAMDTCGCVPRGSYGNWQRDEQGGPPGWGGWNQINEAREDQWTYHAVAQAILGHSLLAAQPEVDADRIGLTGISWGGYLACIIAGVDSRLKCVVPVYGCGYTSEHGFAGSVAALGKEGAERWMRWWDPSVYLPAAKMPMAWVTGTNDFAYTMNALQKSYRLPKGPRTLCVRIRMPHGHGPAGEAPKEIHAFADSILKGGDPLPRIAGQGRDDDRVWVAFESQRPIAKAELCFTRDVGKWQDRKWEAVPAQLAPGKATAALPDGVTVYYINLFDDRDCVVSTEQVETPHSAPGR; this is encoded by the coding sequence ATGATCGGGTGCTACATTGCGATGGGGCTCTGCCTTGCGGCGGTTGCTCGAGGTGCTGAAGACCTAGTGTGGGACACGGCGAAGCTGTTTCAGCCGCCGAAGGCGGTCCCCGCCGAGGGCTTTGAGGCCGAGGGGATGCGGGCGCTCTTCTACGAGGGGCTGCCGTACCGCGGCAAGCCCACGCGCGTGTTCGCCTGGCTCGGCATCCCCAAGGCCGAGCCGGGCAGGAAGCTGCCCGGAATGGTCCTCGTCCACGGCGGCGGCGGCACGGCCTTCGCCAACTGGGTGAAGCTGTGGAACGACCGCGGCTATGCGGTCATCGCGATGGACACCTGCGGCTGCGTGCCCAGAGGCTCCTACGGCAACTGGCAGCGCGACGAGCAGGGCGGCCCGCCCGGCTGGGGCGGCTGGAACCAGATCAACGAGGCGCGCGAGGACCAGTGGACCTATCACGCCGTGGCCCAAGCCATCCTCGGCCACTCGCTGCTCGCCGCTCAGCCCGAGGTGGACGCCGATCGCATTGGCCTTACGGGCATCTCGTGGGGCGGCTACCTCGCCTGCATCATCGCGGGCGTGGACAGCCGCCTCAAGTGCGTCGTGCCCGTCTACGGCTGCGGCTACACCAGCGAGCACGGCTTTGCGGGCAGCGTGGCCGCCCTGGGCAAGGAGGGCGCCGAACGCTGGATGCGCTGGTGGGACCCGTCGGTCTACTTGCCCGCTGCGAAGATGCCGATGGCCTGGGTGACGGGCACGAACGACTTCGCCTACACGATGAACGCGCTCCAGAAGTCGTATCGGCTGCCCAAGGGGCCGAGGACGCTGTGCGTCCGCATCCGCATGCCCCACGGCCACGGCCCGGCGGGCGAGGCGCCCAAGGAGATTCACGCCTTCGCCGACAGCATCCTCAAAGGCGGCGACCCGCTGCCGCGCATCGCAGGCCAGGGCCGCGATGACGACCGGGTGTGGGTGGCCTTTGAGAGCCAGCGCCCGATCGCCAAGGCCGAGTTGTGCTTCACCCGCGACGTGGGCAAGTGGCAGGACCGCAAGTGGGAGGCGGTTCCCGCCCAACTCGCTCCCGGCAAGGCCACGGCGGCACTTCCCGACGGCGTGACTGTCTACTACATCAACCTGTTCGACGACCGCGACTGCGTCGTGAGCACCGAGCAGGTCGAAACGCCCCATTCCGCCCCGGGACGCTGA
- a CDS encoding Hpt domain-containing protein has protein sequence MDPTHGSARDGQRPGPAPEAPSKGLAQDAASAPAGGEVPALDFARAARSLGGKVDLLHELLGLFLGELPGRLEAIRAAFEGEDFEKLRQLAHTLKGSAGMLQALRVQAAARALEAAARSGEKAACGGSLRLLEAEAAGLAKAVRDHGWSR, from the coding sequence ATGGACCCAACCCACGGGAGCGCGCGCGATGGGCAGCGCCCTGGTCCCGCGCCAGAGGCGCCCTCGAAGGGGCTGGCGCAGGACGCGGCGTCTGCGCCCGCGGGCGGAGAGGTGCCTGCCCTGGACTTCGCGCGGGCGGCCAGGTCGCTGGGCGGCAAGGTGGACCTGCTGCACGAGCTGCTGGGGCTCTTCCTGGGCGAATTGCCGGGCCGCCTCGAGGCGATCCGGGCCGCTTTCGAGGGGGAGGACTTCGAGAAGCTCCGCCAGTTGGCTCACACGCTGAAGGGCTCGGCGGGCATGCTCCAGGCCCTGCGGGTGCAGGCGGCGGCCCGCGCGCTGGAGGCCGCGGCACGGAGCGGCGAGAAGGCCGCGTGCGGCGGCTCTCTGCGCCTGCTCGAGGCCGAGGCGGCCGGCCTTGCCAAGGCGGTCCGGGACCACGGCTGGTCTCGATAG
- a CDS encoding PHP domain-containing protein yields MNLTWEEENRPIDLHVHTTASDGDVSPSGCVDAAKRLGLVAIAITDHDTTAGNAEALARGAEVGLEVVPGVEVSVEYPGLTVHILGYYPEPGAAALDNILAGLREHRGERNPLILQRLAELGCPIDEAELAAEAGGGVVGRPHMAALMVRKRYVASVQEAFDRYLAKGAAAYVDRVRPSPEAAIQAILGARAVPVLAHPQAMGARTEEEVEALVERLVAAGLRGVEAYYHGYSPGQISACLTLARRHRLLVTGGTDYHGAKKPDIQLGRGPAGLHIPYRLLAELKAARERL; encoded by the coding sequence GTGAACCTCACCTGGGAAGAAGAGAACCGTCCGATTGACCTGCACGTGCACACGACCGCCAGCGACGGCGACGTGAGCCCGAGCGGCTGCGTGGACGCGGCGAAGCGCCTGGGCCTCGTCGCCATCGCGATCACCGACCACGACACCACGGCCGGCAACGCCGAGGCCCTGGCGCGCGGGGCCGAGGTGGGGCTCGAAGTCGTGCCCGGCGTCGAGGTGAGCGTCGAATACCCCGGGCTCACCGTGCACATTCTCGGCTATTACCCCGAGCCGGGCGCGGCTGCCCTCGACAACATCCTCGCCGGCCTGCGCGAGCACCGCGGCGAGCGCAACCCGCTGATTCTCCAGCGGCTGGCCGAGCTGGGCTGCCCGATTGACGAGGCGGAGCTGGCGGCCGAGGCGGGCGGCGGCGTGGTCGGGCGTCCCCACATGGCCGCGCTCATGGTCCGCAAGCGCTACGTGGCCAGCGTGCAGGAGGCCTTCGACCGCTACCTGGCCAAGGGCGCCGCAGCCTACGTGGACCGCGTGCGGCCCTCGCCCGAGGCGGCCATCCAGGCGATCCTGGGCGCGCGGGCCGTCCCAGTCCTCGCCCATCCCCAGGCGATGGGCGCGAGAACCGAGGAAGAGGTCGAGGCCCTTGTCGAGCGCCTGGTCGCGGCGGGCCTTCGCGGCGTGGAAGCCTATTATCACGGCTACAGCCCCGGGCAGATCTCGGCCTGCCTCACCCTGGCCCGGCGGCACCGCCTGCTCGTCACGGGCGGCACCGACTACCACGGGGCGAAAAAGCCCGACATCCAGCTCGGCCGCGGCCCGGCGGGCCTGCACATCCCGTATCGCCTGCTGGCGGAACTGAAGGCGGCGCGCGAGCGCCTGTGA
- a CDS encoding DegT/DnrJ/EryC1/StrS family aminotransferase gives MKVPLLDLKAQYATIRDRVRPVVDAVMDSQYFILGPEVEAFEKELAAYVGAKHAVGCASGTDAILLALMALGVGPGDEVVTTPFTFFATAGCVSRVGATPVFVDIEPDTFNINPALVRKAITRRTKAILPVHLFGQCADMDPILDAAGDIPVIEDAAQSLSAEYKGRRSGVLGRVACFSFFPSKNLGGFGDGGAVTTNDSDLAARIATLRVHGGKQRYYHDEVGINSRLDALQAAVLRVKLPYLDAWSDQRAANARRYDEMLAGAKVVTPAAKAYGRHVFNQYTLRAADRDGLQKHLNAREIGNAIYYPVPLHLQKCYAGLGYAAGSFPEAERASREVLSIPVYPELTDQMARHVAASIREFTG, from the coding sequence ATGAAGGTACCCTTGCTCGACCTCAAAGCCCAGTATGCCACGATCCGCGACCGGGTGCGGCCCGTGGTGGACGCGGTGATGGACAGCCAGTACTTCATCCTCGGCCCGGAGGTCGAGGCGTTCGAGAAGGAACTGGCCGCCTACGTGGGCGCGAAGCACGCCGTCGGCTGCGCCTCGGGCACCGATGCCATCCTGCTCGCCCTCATGGCCCTCGGCGTGGGGCCGGGCGACGAGGTGGTGACTACGCCCTTCACCTTCTTCGCCACGGCCGGCTGCGTGTCGCGCGTGGGCGCCACGCCCGTGTTCGTGGACATCGAGCCGGACACGTTCAACATCAACCCCGCCCTGGTCAGGAAGGCCATCACGCGGCGGACCAAGGCGATCCTGCCCGTGCACCTGTTCGGCCAGTGCGCCGACATGGACCCGATCCTCGACGCCGCGGGCGACATCCCGGTGATCGAGGATGCCGCGCAATCGCTCAGCGCCGAATACAAGGGCCGAAGGTCGGGCGTCCTGGGCCGCGTGGCCTGCTTCAGCTTCTTCCCCAGCAAGAACCTCGGCGGCTTCGGCGACGGCGGGGCCGTGACGACCAACGATTCGGACCTGGCCGCTCGCATCGCCACGCTGCGCGTCCACGGCGGCAAGCAGCGCTACTACCACGACGAAGTGGGCATCAACAGCCGCCTCGACGCCCTCCAGGCCGCCGTGCTCCGCGTCAAGCTCCCCTATCTGGACGCCTGGAGCGACCAGCGGGCCGCCAACGCACGCCGCTACGACGAGATGCTCGCGGGGGCAAAGGTGGTGACCCCCGCGGCGAAGGCCTATGGGCGGCACGTGTTCAACCAGTACACCCTTCGCGCAGCCGACCGCGACGGGCTTCAGAAGCACCTCAACGCGCGCGAGATCGGCAACGCCATCTACTACCCCGTGCCGCTGCATCTTCAGAAGTGCTACGCCGGCCTCGGCTACGCGGCGGGCAGCTTCCCCGAGGCCGAGCGGGCGTCGCGCGAGGTGCTCTCGATCCCCGTCTACCCCGAACTCACCGATCAGATGGCCCGCCACGTGGCGGCCAGCATCCGCGAGTTCACCGGCTGA
- the aroA gene encoding 3-phosphoshikimate 1-carboxyvinyltransferase, with protein sequence MRLVVERSALGGSVRIPGSKSHTIRAVVIASLAEGTSTIRQPLESLDTLACVRVCRGLGAELRAEARTTNWEVTGTGGKLAPPDNVLDVGNSGTTLYVTLGTAALGRGWSVFTGDDQTRRRPAGALLDALRALGAEAFSTRGDGRAPIVVRGPLRGGRASIECPTSQYLTSLLINCPLAEGDSTIDVPLLHEQPYVEMTLAWLDGQGIRYERDGFRQFRLPGGQRYQAFDRAVPADFSSATFFLCAAAITGSEVTLLGLDRADTQGDKAVVDHLAAMGARVEWLPDGLRLRGGDLRGGEFDLNATPDALPAMAVAACFASGETRLVNVPQARIKETDRLAVMAQELSKMGARVTELPDGLVIQGKGLRGAVVDGHDDHRVVMALAVAGLAASGRTEVTTAEAAAVTFPNFVDLMASLGARMRPSET encoded by the coding sequence GTGAGGCTTGTCGTCGAGCGTTCGGCCCTGGGGGGCAGCGTGCGCATCCCGGGGTCGAAGTCGCACACCATCCGCGCCGTGGTCATCGCCTCGCTGGCCGAGGGGACCTCCACCATCCGCCAGCCGCTCGAGTCGCTCGACACGCTGGCGTGCGTGAGGGTGTGCCGCGGCCTGGGAGCGGAGCTCCGGGCTGAAGCCCGCACTACGAACTGGGAGGTGACGGGCACGGGGGGGAAGCTGGCGCCCCCTGACAATGTGCTCGACGTGGGCAACTCGGGCACGACGCTTTACGTGACCCTGGGCACGGCCGCCCTCGGGCGCGGCTGGAGCGTGTTCACGGGCGACGACCAGACGCGCCGCCGCCCAGCCGGGGCGCTGCTGGACGCGCTGCGCGCCCTGGGCGCCGAAGCCTTCTCCACCCGCGGCGACGGGCGGGCGCCCATCGTCGTCCGCGGGCCGCTGCGCGGCGGGCGCGCGAGCATCGAGTGCCCCACATCGCAGTACCTCACCAGCCTGCTCATCAACTGCCCGCTGGCCGAGGGCGACTCGACGATTGACGTGCCGCTGCTGCACGAGCAGCCCTACGTGGAGATGACGCTCGCCTGGCTCGACGGGCAGGGCATCCGCTACGAGCGCGACGGCTTCCGCCAGTTCCGCCTGCCCGGCGGCCAGCGCTACCAGGCGTTCGACCGCGCCGTGCCCGCCGACTTCTCGTCGGCGACCTTCTTCCTGTGCGCTGCGGCCATCACCGGCTCCGAGGTCACGCTGCTCGGCCTCGACCGCGCCGACACCCAGGGCGACAAGGCCGTGGTGGACCACCTGGCTGCGATGGGCGCACGCGTCGAGTGGCTGCCCGACGGCCTTCGCCTCCGCGGCGGCGACCTGCGCGGCGGCGAGTTCGACCTCAACGCTACGCCCGACGCGCTGCCCGCGATGGCCGTGGCCGCCTGCTTCGCCTCGGGCGAGACCCGCCTGGTGAACGTGCCGCAGGCGCGCATCAAAGAGACCGACCGCCTGGCCGTGATGGCCCAGGAACTCTCCAAGATGGGCGCCCGCGTGACCGAACTGCCCGACGGCCTGGTGATCCAGGGCAAAGGGCTGCGCGGCGCCGTGGTGGACGGCCACGACGACCACCGCGTGGTCATGGCCCTCGCCGTCGCGGGCCTGGCTGCGTCGGGCCGCACCGAGGTGACCACGGCCGAGGCCGCCGCCGTGACGTTCCCCAACTTCGTGGACCTGATGGCCAGCCTCGGCGCCCGAATGCGCCCAAGCGAAACATGA
- a CDS encoding nucleotidyltransferase family protein — protein MERIAAFCRKWKITELALFGSAARDDFGPDSDLDLLATFAPDAHWTLFDHFHMENELIEILGREVDLVDREAVEGSRNWLRRTEILSTARTIYAA, from the coding sequence ATGGAGCGCATCGCGGCCTTCTGCCGCAAGTGGAAGATCACCGAGCTGGCCCTCTTCGGCTCGGCCGCGCGCGATGACTTCGGGCCCGACAGCGATCTCGATCTCCTCGCCACGTTCGCCCCGGATGCTCACTGGACCCTCTTCGATCACTTCCACATGGAAAACGAACTGATCGAGATCCTCGGCAGGGAAGTGGACCTCGTGGATCGCGAGGCGGTGGAGGGGAGCCGCAACTGGCTTCGCCGCACAGAGATCCTGAGCACGGCGAGAACGATCTATGCCGCATGA
- the thiC gene encoding phosphomethylpyrimidine synthase ThiC has product MTQLQLARAGKITDEMRQAAAADRMEPDRLRQLVAEGKAALPANHGRHRRVPCPVGLGLRTKVNANIGTSADYPDPAKELDKLAAAEEAGADMVMDLSTGGDLVAIRQAVLDRAAVPVGTVPIYDAAVQAVQGEGSIRAMTADGILATVRAHARQGVDFVTVHCGVTREVVATLQRSERLCGMVSRGGTILAHWMLAHRQENPLFERFDEVIAVAQEHDVTLSLGDGMRPGAIADAFDAAQVHELMVLAELADRARAAGVQVMIEGPGHVPLHQIEAQVRLQKDLCKGAPFYVLGPLVTDIAPGYDHITSAIGGAIAAAAGADFLCYVTPAEHLGLPNADQVRQGVIAARIAAHAADIAKGIPGAMERDREMSARRRRRDWKGQLELCLDPRLARALRNGAKPADDETCSMCGKFCVFKIADEAPEAPASNPRRAT; this is encoded by the coding sequence ATGACCCAGCTTCAGCTTGCCCGCGCGGGCAAGATCACCGATGAGATGCGACAAGCTGCCGCCGCCGACCGGATGGAGCCCGATCGCCTCCGCCAGCTCGTGGCCGAAGGCAAGGCGGCGCTGCCCGCCAACCACGGCCGCCACCGCCGGGTGCCCTGCCCTGTGGGCCTGGGCCTGCGCACAAAGGTCAACGCCAATATCGGCACCTCCGCCGATTACCCCGACCCCGCCAAGGAGCTCGACAAGCTGGCCGCCGCTGAGGAGGCGGGCGCCGACATGGTCATGGACCTCAGCACGGGCGGCGACCTGGTGGCCATCCGCCAGGCCGTGCTCGACCGCGCCGCCGTGCCCGTCGGCACCGTGCCGATCTACGACGCGGCTGTCCAGGCCGTGCAGGGCGAGGGCTCGATCCGCGCGATGACGGCCGACGGCATTCTCGCCACCGTGCGCGCCCACGCCCGGCAGGGGGTGGACTTCGTGACGGTGCATTGCGGCGTGACCCGCGAGGTGGTGGCGACGCTCCAACGCAGCGAGCGCCTGTGCGGCATGGTGTCGCGCGGCGGCACCATCCTCGCCCACTGGATGCTGGCGCACCGGCAGGAGAATCCCCTCTTCGAGCGCTTCGACGAGGTGATCGCCGTCGCGCAGGAGCACGACGTGACGCTGAGCCTGGGCGACGGCATGCGCCCGGGCGCCATCGCCGACGCCTTCGACGCCGCCCAGGTGCACGAGCTGATGGTGCTGGCCGAGCTGGCCGACCGCGCCCGCGCGGCCGGCGTGCAGGTGATGATCGAGGGGCCGGGCCACGTGCCGCTGCACCAGATCGAAGCCCAGGTGCGCCTCCAGAAGGACCTGTGCAAGGGCGCGCCCTTCTATGTGCTCGGGCCACTCGTCACCGATATCGCCCCGGGCTACGACCACATCACCTCGGCCATCGGCGGCGCGATTGCGGCCGCCGCGGGGGCCGATTTCCTGTGCTACGTCACCCCCGCCGAGCACCTGGGCCTGCCCAACGCCGACCAGGTGCGCCAGGGCGTGATCGCCGCGCGCATCGCCGCGCACGCCGCCGACATCGCCAAGGGCATCCCCGGCGCGATGGAGCGCGACCGCGAGATGTCGGCCCGCCGCCGGCGCCGCGACTGGAAGGGCCAGCTCGAGCTGTGCCTCGACCCGCGCCTCGCCCGCGCGCTGCGCAACGGGGCCAAGCCCGCCGACGACGAGACCTGCTCGATGTGCGGCAAGTTCTGCGTCTTCAAGATCGCCGACGAGGCGCCCGAGGCCCCCGCATCGAACCCGCGCCGCGCGACTTGA
- the galE gene encoding UDP-glucose 4-epimerase GalE — translation MAVGKVLVTGGGGYVGSHTVLALLEAGFAPVVLDNFEAGHRDAVAPGAETVEGDIRSEGDVARAFARGPFEAILHFAGLANVPDSFADPAKCYAANITGGLNLLAAARRAGVRAFVFSSSAAVYGPPETTPIPEDHPQRPISPYGFTKGAFERVLADFGVAYGIRSVSLRYFNAAGADPAGRAGERHHPETHLIPIVLQHLKGKRPCIKVFGTDYPTPDGSCIRDYIHVSDLAEAHVLAVRALAGGGETTSLNLGVGHGYSVREVIATAERVTGLKATVMEEGRRAGDPPVLVADARRAAHVLGWTPKRPSLESIVADAWRWESHH, via the coding sequence GTGGCCGTGGGCAAAGTGCTCGTGACCGGGGGCGGCGGCTATGTGGGCAGCCACACGGTGCTGGCCCTGCTCGAGGCGGGCTTCGCGCCCGTGGTGCTCGACAACTTCGAGGCGGGCCACCGCGACGCCGTCGCGCCGGGCGCCGAGACGGTGGAGGGCGACATCCGCAGCGAGGGCGACGTGGCGCGGGCGTTCGCCCGCGGCCCCTTCGAGGCCATCCTGCACTTCGCCGGCCTGGCCAATGTGCCCGACTCGTTCGCCGACCCTGCGAAATGCTACGCCGCGAACATCACGGGCGGCCTGAACCTGCTCGCCGCCGCGCGCAGGGCGGGCGTGAGGGCATTCGTCTTCTCCTCGTCGGCCGCCGTCTATGGCCCGCCGGAGACGACCCCGATCCCCGAGGACCACCCGCAGCGGCCGATCAGCCCCTATGGCTTCACGAAGGGCGCCTTCGAGCGGGTGCTCGCCGACTTCGGCGTGGCCTATGGCATCCGGTCGGTGTCGCTCCGCTACTTCAATGCCGCAGGGGCCGACCCGGCCGGCCGCGCCGGCGAGCGGCACCACCCCGAGACGCATCTCATTCCCATCGTCCTCCAGCACCTCAAGGGCAAGAGGCCGTGCATCAAGGTCTTCGGCACCGACTACCCCACGCCCGACGGAAGCTGCATCCGCGACTACATTCACGTGAGCGACCTGGCCGAGGCCCACGTCCTGGCCGTCCGAGCCCTGGCCGGGGGAGGGGAGACGACGTCGCTGAACCTGGGCGTGGGCCACGGCTACTCGGTGCGCGAGGTGATTGCCACGGCCGAACGGGTCACCGGCCTGAAGGCCACGGTGATGGAGGAGGGGCGCCGCGCCGGCGACCCGCCCGTGCTCGTGGCCGACGCCCGCCGCGCCGCCCACGTGTTGGGCTGGACCCCGAAGCGGCCGTCGCTCGAGTCCATCGTCGCCGACGCGTGGCGCTGGGAATCCCACCACTGA
- a CDS encoding DUF86 domain-containing protein translates to MPHDLPLLLDLAQACRDILEFAQEMDYPAFVRDRRTQSAVIHQFLVIGEAAKQLSDGFKATHPEMPWNDMARMRDKLIHHYREVKLRVIWDAIQGDIPRLLASPNPLVPGADAPR, encoded by the coding sequence ATGCCGCATGACCTGCCCCTTCTGCTCGATCTGGCCCAGGCGTGCCGAGACATCCTGGAGTTTGCGCAGGAAATGGACTACCCTGCGTTCGTGCGCGACCGGAGAACGCAGTCCGCGGTCATCCACCAGTTCCTCGTCATCGGCGAAGCGGCCAAGCAGCTCTCCGACGGGTTCAAGGCTACTCACCCCGAGATGCCGTGGAACGACATGGCTCGGATGCGTGATAAGCTGATCCACCACTACCGAGAGGTCAAGCTGCGTGTCATCTGGGACGCCATCCAGGGCGATATCCCCAGGCTCCTGGCTTCTCCCAACCCGCTGGTGCCTGGTGCGGATGCCCCTCGGTGA
- a CDS encoding Gfo/Idh/MocA family oxidoreductase has translation MALQVNRRSFLSSSVGGAAGLVVLRDARSARGAEANSKLRTAHVGVGGRGRELLLTMSRMETPAAFADVNESKAAEMFKQFPDVPRFQDFRQMLDEKGKEIDAVVVATPDHTHAVASACAIRAGKPVYTEKPLTRLVFESRALRELARKHKVATSMGNQGTASGQFRRGIELVRNGTLGDIQEAHVWNCGGGANHPEPPKEEAKAPPYLNWDLWLGPCAARPFHPRWLWWGSWRDFGTNQLGNWGSHSANLAFMAMRVHDLWLAEPPKQPHPLLRIEAKVSNLNRLSFPKWEMVRYEVPARGDLPPVVITWHNGRDIGTRDTLEKLAGIELDWGDKGDKKWKHHGGTVIVGSKGRLRATEHNTTIALVPDEAFKDVKTDSPETLDASAGHERDWLNAVRGGKPAWANFDYASALNEFLQLGNVATQFEGTLEYDPVEMKIVNHAEADKALRCEYREGWSL, from the coding sequence ATGGCGTTGCAAGTGAACCGCCGCTCGTTCCTTTCCTCCAGCGTCGGCGGGGCGGCGGGGCTGGTGGTGCTGCGCGATGCCCGCTCGGCGCGCGGCGCCGAGGCAAACTCGAAACTCCGCACCGCGCACGTGGGCGTGGGCGGGCGCGGCCGCGAGCTGCTGCTCACGATGTCGCGGATGGAGACCCCGGCCGCCTTCGCCGACGTCAACGAGTCCAAGGCGGCCGAGATGTTCAAGCAGTTTCCCGATGTGCCGCGGTTCCAGGACTTCCGCCAGATGCTCGACGAGAAGGGGAAGGAGATAGACGCCGTGGTGGTCGCCACGCCCGACCACACGCACGCCGTGGCGTCGGCCTGCGCGATCCGCGCGGGGAAGCCCGTCTACACCGAGAAACCGCTCACGCGGCTCGTGTTCGAGTCGCGCGCATTGCGCGAGCTGGCCCGCAAGCACAAGGTAGCCACCTCGATGGGCAACCAGGGCACGGCCAGCGGCCAGTTCCGCCGCGGCATCGAACTCGTCCGCAACGGCACGCTCGGCGATATCCAGGAGGCCCACGTGTGGAACTGCGGCGGAGGGGCCAACCACCCCGAGCCGCCCAAGGAGGAGGCGAAAGCGCCGCCCTATCTGAACTGGGACCTCTGGCTCGGCCCCTGCGCCGCCCGCCCGTTCCATCCCCGATGGCTCTGGTGGGGAAGCTGGCGCGACTTCGGCACCAACCAGCTCGGCAACTGGGGCTCGCACAGCGCCAACCTCGCTTTCATGGCCATGAGAGTCCACGACCTCTGGCTCGCCGAACCCCCGAAGCAGCCCCACCCGCTCCTGCGCATCGAGGCCAAGGTGTCGAACCTCAACCGCCTGTCGTTCCCCAAGTGGGAGATGGTGCGCTACGAGGTGCCGGCCCGCGGCGACCTGCCGCCCGTTGTCATCACCTGGCACAACGGCCGCGACATCGGCACCCGCGACACGCTCGAGAAGCTTGCGGGCATCGAGCTCGACTGGGGCGACAAGGGCGACAAGAAGTGGAAGCACCACGGAGGGACCGTCATCGTCGGCTCCAAGGGCCGCCTGCGTGCTACCGAGCACAACACCACCATCGCCCTCGTGCCCGACGAGGCGTTCAAGGACGTGAAGACGGACAGTCCCGAGACCCTCGATGCCTCGGCCGGCCACGAGCGCGACTGGCTCAACGCCGTCCGCGGCGGCAAGCCGGCGTGGGCCAACTTCGACTACGCCAGCGCCCTCAACGAGTTCCTCCAGCTCGGCAACGTGGCCACGCAATTCGAGGGCACGCTCGAGTACGACCCCGTGGAGATGAAGATCGTGAACCACGCCGAGGCCGACAAGGCGCTTCGCTGCGAGTACCGCGAGGGGTGGAGCCTGTAG
- a CDS encoding acyltransferase, whose protein sequence is MADEFFIHPTAVVDQPCRIGKGTKIWHFAHVCAHAQIGERCVLGQNVFVGSHVTIGNNCKIQNNVAVYEKVTLEDDVFCGPSMVFTNVMNPRSAFPRDRETGFLPTRVKRGATLGANCTIVCGTTIGEHAFIGAGSVVTKDVPAYAVVYGVPARQHGWMCECGERLEFVNGRARCDKQGTEYALENGVVKRLERG, encoded by the coding sequence ATGGCCGACGAGTTCTTCATCCATCCGACCGCGGTGGTTGACCAGCCGTGCCGGATCGGCAAGGGCACCAAGATATGGCATTTCGCCCACGTGTGCGCCCATGCCCAGATCGGCGAACGCTGCGTGCTGGGGCAAAACGTCTTCGTCGGCAGCCACGTGACCATCGGGAACAACTGCAAGATTCAGAACAACGTCGCCGTCTACGAGAAGGTGACGCTCGAGGACGACGTCTTCTGCGGCCCCTCGATGGTCTTCACCAACGTGATGAACCCGCGGAGCGCCTTCCCGCGCGACCGCGAGACCGGCTTCCTGCCCACGCGGGTGAAGCGCGGCGCCACCCTGGGCGCCAACTGCACCATCGTGTGCGGCACGACGATCGGCGAGCACGCCTTCATCGGAGCCGGCTCCGTCGTGACGAAGGACGTGCCCGCCTACGCCGTCGTCTACGGCGTGCCCGCCCGCCAGCACGGCTGGATGTGCGAATGCGGCGAACGGCTGGAGTTCGTCAACGGCCGCGCCCGTTGCGACAAACAGGGCACGGAGTACGCCCTCGAGAATGGTGTCGTGAAGCGCCTGGAGAGGGGATGA